From one Lysinibacillus sp. G4S2 genomic stretch:
- the comX gene encoding competence pheromone ComX → MMNMIQYLEQNPSLVTLLKEKKASILGVTEIEQKAILDSFDEEYSSEGLIWY, encoded by the coding sequence ATGATGAACATGATTCAATATTTAGAGCAAAATCCGTCGTTAGTAACTTTGTTAAAAGAAAAAAAAGCTTCTATACTTGGTGTTACAGAAATTGAACAAAAGGCAATTCTGGATTCTTTTGATGAAGAATACAGTTCAGAAGGTTTAATTTGGTACTAA